One window of Gloeothece citriformis PCC 7424 genomic DNA carries:
- the ribBA gene encoding bifunctional 3,4-dihydroxy-2-butanone-4-phosphate synthase/GTP cyclohydrolase II, producing MDWLHNKTIQFDTIDDALADLKAGRAIVVVDDEHRENEGDIICAAQFATPDMINFMAVEARGLICLAMTGERLDALDLPLMVTKNTDSNQTAFTVSIDAARHLGVTTGISAEDRAKTIQVTINPATRPEDLNRPGHVFPLRAREGGVLKRAGHTEAAIDLARLAGLYPAGVICEIQNPDGSMARLPQLFEYARKYNLKLISIADLISYRLKHDRFVYRESVCQFPSQFGFFQLYAYRNALDKTEHIAIVKGDPAQFQDKPVMVRMHSECLTGDALGSLRCDCRMQLHSALKMIETAGLGVVVYLRQEGRGIGLINKLKAYSLQDMGLDTVEANERLGFPADLRDYGMGAQMLNDLGVKKICLITNNPRKIAGLKGYGIEIVDRVPLLIEANDYNTTYLATKAQKLGHLLLQTYIMTLAIEWQTPLRTVTERYEKIEKLRELGRSFQLVLQEETRPVAIALFSNPSVVIHFGFDQPDLAQSDWYKDKEHPYVEVLGKILDEIVTWPELKRLEFLLATGDDPMTKLQVNLERKTLSLQNKPSELSDHLDTQIIYSFT from the coding sequence GTGGACTGGCTGCACAATAAAACGATTCAATTTGACACTATAGACGATGCTCTAGCAGATCTTAAAGCAGGTCGGGCGATTGTGGTCGTTGATGATGAACATCGGGAGAATGAAGGAGATATTATTTGTGCTGCCCAGTTTGCGACTCCAGATATGATTAATTTTATGGCTGTCGAAGCCAGAGGGTTAATTTGTTTGGCGATGACAGGGGAGCGCCTAGATGCTCTAGATTTACCGTTAATGGTCACTAAAAATACTGACAGCAATCAAACGGCTTTTACAGTTAGTATTGATGCTGCCCGTCATTTAGGGGTAACTACGGGCATTTCTGCCGAAGACCGAGCAAAAACCATCCAAGTGACCATTAACCCGGCTACTCGTCCAGAAGATTTAAATCGTCCGGGTCATGTTTTTCCTCTGCGTGCTAGGGAAGGAGGGGTTTTAAAACGAGCCGGCCATACAGAAGCGGCCATAGATTTAGCCCGACTGGCGGGTTTATATCCAGCCGGAGTCATTTGTGAAATTCAAAACCCCGATGGTTCGATGGCGCGGTTGCCCCAGTTGTTTGAGTATGCGAGAAAATATAATCTTAAGTTAATTAGTATTGCGGATTTAATCAGTTATCGCCTCAAACATGACCGGTTTGTCTATCGGGAAAGTGTCTGTCAATTTCCCAGTCAGTTTGGCTTTTTCCAACTTTATGCTTATCGCAATGCTTTAGATAAAACCGAACATATTGCGATTGTTAAGGGAGATCCGGCTCAATTTCAGGATAAACCGGTGATGGTGCGGATGCACTCAGAATGCTTAACCGGGGATGCGTTAGGGTCACTCCGGTGTGACTGTCGGATGCAACTTCATTCCGCCCTCAAAATGATTGAAACCGCCGGGTTAGGAGTTGTGGTCTATTTACGTCAGGAAGGACGAGGAATCGGATTAATTAATAAACTTAAAGCCTATTCTTTACAGGATATGGGGCTAGATACGGTAGAAGCGAATGAAAGGTTAGGGTTTCCGGCGGATTTGCGGGATTATGGCATGGGAGCGCAAATGTTAAACGATTTAGGGGTGAAAAAGATTTGTTTAATTACCAATAATCCCCGAAAAATTGCCGGCTTAAAAGGCTATGGAATTGAAATCGTCGATCGCGTGCCTTTATTAATTGAGGCTAATGATTATAATACGACTTATTTAGCTACTAAAGCTCAAAAATTAGGTCATCTTCTCTTACAGACTTATATCATGACTTTAGCGATCGAGTGGCAAACCCCATTAAGAACAGTGACAGAACGTTATGAAAAAATAGAAAAATTGCGAGAATTAGGGCGGTCTTTTCAATTAGTCTTACAGGAAGAAACTCGACCGGTTGCCATTGCTTTATTTAGTAATCCTTCTGTGGTGATTCATTTTGGGTTTGATCAACCGGATTTAGCCCAATCAGATTGGTATAAAGATAAAGAACATCCTTATGTAGAAGTTTTAGGGAAAATTTTAGATGAAATTGTGACTTGGCCTGAGCTTAAACGATTAGAATTTTTATTAGCAACGGGAGACGATCCCATGACTAAATTACAGGTTAATTTGGAACGAAAAACCTTGTCTCTACAAAATAAACCTTCTGAGTTAAGCGATCATTTAGATACCCAAATTATCTATAGTTTTACCTGA